One window from the genome of Myxococcus fulvus encodes:
- a CDS encoding serine/threonine-protein kinase, whose amino-acid sequence MSDLLAGMLAAERRDAVLGHVEGCVGCQWVLEACRAWPPEGAPLKPGATFARYVVERQLGAGAMGVVYAARDPSLARQVALKVLRPEGRKVKELQQRLLQEAQALARLSHPNVVTIHDVGTHEDSVFLAMELVEGTTLEEWLRREHPWRDVVRIFLEAGRGLAAAHAAGLVHRDFKPANVLVGGQGRVYVTDFGVARSVLQGALPPPPETLRIEALPPGPLTRTGALLGTPAYMAPELLDGGMADERSDQFSFCVALHEALYGARPFEGSDLETLARAARQGVLRPVKASVPTWIRRVVARGLQGRPEERFPSMDALLAALSPSPGRSRARAWALLSLVVLAGAGAAHAWAHRNDARCEQEARRLGSTWNPARREKVRQAVLATRAPYAQTVWEQLAPALEAHARRWQALRGESCAAGSDELSTPAWQTATCLDARLWRFTATLEVLEQADPLTLQNVPRLLTSLDGLDACRDTPALATRPQPAEALRGRVDAVRSKLAQVQALLFAGQYTTALARTPALTEALKGLDFRPLEAEVLLTQGDLLGKSGKMKEAEATLYKALYAAEAGGDDESVARAWVLLLWVVGNELARVEDTERITQHARAAVERVGRMRFPITTSDMHLWRAVVLRQRGKLEQAEAEALQGLAFSREAHGATSPYTAMFLLALGQLRYSQQRGEEALALHEEAHAILEPTFVPEHATRLSLDNSIALDQWLLGRYEQAIAGWRRILAIQERTQAPEHVALASPLLNLGARLRVEGQLDEARGLLERALAILEKAHGPHHPRVAAAHEALALLELDAGNLDRALSHCDQSLTRVRHVLGPESPRNAMPLLIRGQVHLAAGRFLAARSDLGDSLRLEVKEHGEDSVLSTDMHVWLGNTALAAGQPREAIRHCQRALAIDEKDAALQQLRDVALELTCIAEAWLALKQPDEARPLLERAWDIHTRHPPLDPLDAGRGAFLLARAVAEQRPAPDLARAARLMEEARARLGRLGVRAAPELRNLMARHREASR is encoded by the coding sequence TTGAGCGACCTCCTCGCGGGGATGCTCGCGGCGGAGCGTCGAGACGCGGTCCTGGGACATGTCGAGGGGTGCGTCGGGTGTCAGTGGGTCCTGGAGGCCTGCCGGGCCTGGCCGCCCGAAGGCGCGCCCCTGAAGCCCGGCGCGACCTTCGCGCGGTACGTGGTGGAGCGGCAGCTCGGCGCGGGGGCCATGGGCGTGGTGTACGCCGCCAGGGACCCCTCGCTGGCGCGACAGGTCGCGCTCAAGGTCCTCCGCCCCGAGGGCCGCAAGGTCAAGGAGCTCCAGCAGCGACTCCTCCAGGAAGCGCAGGCCCTGGCGCGCCTGTCCCACCCGAACGTCGTCACCATCCATGACGTGGGCACCCACGAGGACAGCGTGTTCCTCGCCATGGAGCTGGTGGAGGGCACCACGCTCGAGGAGTGGCTCCGACGAGAGCACCCCTGGCGGGACGTGGTGCGCATCTTCCTGGAAGCCGGACGGGGCCTGGCCGCGGCGCACGCAGCCGGGCTCGTGCATCGCGACTTCAAGCCCGCGAACGTCCTGGTGGGAGGCCAGGGCCGCGTCTACGTGACGGACTTCGGCGTCGCGCGCTCCGTCCTCCAGGGAGCGCTGCCTCCACCGCCGGAGACCCTGCGCATCGAGGCGCTTCCCCCCGGTCCCCTGACCCGCACCGGAGCCCTCCTCGGCACGCCGGCCTACATGGCGCCGGAGCTGCTGGACGGAGGGATGGCCGACGAGCGCTCCGACCAGTTCAGCTTCTGCGTCGCGCTGCACGAAGCCCTCTACGGGGCGCGCCCCTTCGAGGGCTCCGACCTGGAGACGCTGGCCCGTGCCGCGCGCCAGGGAGTCCTCCGGCCCGTGAAGGCCTCCGTCCCCACGTGGATACGCCGCGTGGTGGCCAGGGGCCTCCAGGGGCGCCCCGAGGAGCGCTTCCCCTCCATGGACGCCCTGCTCGCGGCCCTGTCCCCCTCCCCCGGGCGAAGCCGGGCCCGGGCCTGGGCGCTGCTCTCGCTGGTGGTCCTGGCGGGCGCGGGCGCCGCCCATGCGTGGGCGCATCGAAACGACGCGCGCTGCGAGCAGGAGGCGCGGCGGCTCGGCTCGACGTGGAACCCCGCGCGGCGGGAGAAGGTGCGGCAGGCCGTCCTCGCCACGCGGGCCCCCTATGCGCAGACCGTCTGGGAGCAGCTCGCCCCCGCGCTGGAGGCCCATGCCCGGCGCTGGCAGGCGCTGCGGGGCGAGTCCTGCGCCGCCGGGAGCGACGAGCTGTCGACGCCCGCCTGGCAGACCGCGACCTGCCTGGACGCGCGACTCTGGCGCTTCACCGCCACCCTCGAGGTGCTGGAGCAGGCGGACCCGCTGACGCTGCAGAACGTCCCGCGGCTGCTCACCTCGCTCGACGGGCTCGACGCCTGCCGGGACACCCCCGCGCTGGCCACGCGCCCGCAGCCCGCGGAGGCCCTCCGGGGGCGCGTCGACGCGGTGCGAAGCAAGCTGGCCCAGGTCCAGGCCCTCCTCTTCGCCGGGCAGTACACGACGGCGCTCGCGCGGACGCCGGCGCTGACGGAGGCGCTGAAGGGGCTCGACTTCCGACCGCTGGAGGCGGAGGTGCTGCTCACGCAGGGAGACCTCCTGGGGAAGTCCGGCAAGATGAAGGAGGCCGAGGCCACCCTCTACAAGGCCTTGTACGCGGCGGAGGCCGGCGGCGACGACGAGTCCGTGGCCCGCGCCTGGGTGCTGCTGCTCTGGGTCGTCGGCAACGAGCTGGCGCGCGTGGAGGACACCGAGCGCATCACCCAGCACGCCCGGGCCGCCGTGGAGCGCGTGGGGCGGATGCGCTTTCCCATCACCACCTCGGACATGCACCTGTGGCGCGCCGTCGTGCTCCGACAGCGTGGCAAGCTGGAGCAGGCCGAAGCAGAGGCCCTCCAGGGGCTGGCCTTCTCCCGCGAGGCCCATGGCGCCACCAGTCCCTACACCGCGATGTTCCTGCTCGCGCTGGGACAGCTCCGCTACTCCCAGCAGCGGGGAGAAGAGGCGCTGGCGCTCCACGAGGAGGCGCACGCCATCCTCGAGCCCACGTTCGTCCCGGAGCACGCCACCCGCCTGTCGCTCGACAACAGCATCGCGTTGGACCAGTGGCTGCTGGGGCGCTACGAGCAGGCCATCGCCGGCTGGCGGCGGATTCTCGCCATCCAGGAGCGGACCCAGGCACCGGAGCACGTCGCCCTCGCCTCGCCCCTGCTCAACCTGGGAGCGCGCCTGCGGGTCGAAGGACAGCTGGACGAAGCCCGAGGCCTCCTCGAACGGGCGCTCGCCATCCTCGAGAAGGCCCATGGCCCCCACCATCCCCGGGTGGCCGCCGCGCACGAGGCGCTCGCCCTGCTGGAGCTGGACGCGGGCAACCTGGACCGGGCCCTCTCCCACTGCGACCAATCCCTGACGCGCGTGCGGCACGTGCTCGGGCCCGAGTCTCCGCGCAACGCCATGCCGCTGCTGATACGCGGCCAGGTCCACCTCGCGGCGGGCCGCTTCCTCGCGGCGAGGAGCGACCTGGGTGACTCGCTCAGGCTCGAGGTGAAGGAGCACGGCGAGGACAGCGTCCTGTCCACGGACATGCACGTCTGGCTGGGAAACACGGCCCTGGCCGCGGGCCAGCCGCGCGAAGCCATCAGGCACTGTCAGCGCGCCCTGGCCATCGACGAGAAGGACGCCGCGCTGCAACAGCTCCGCGACGTGGCGCTGGAGCTCACCTGCATCGCGGAGGCGTGGCTCGCGCTGAAGCAGCCGGACGAGGCGCGGCCCCTGCTCGAAAGAGCGTGGGACATCCACACGCGGCACCCACCCCTGGACCCGCTGGACGCGGGCCGTGGCGCCTTCCTGCTGGCCCGCGCCGTGGCGGAGCAACGCCCGGCTCCGGACCTGGCCCGGGCCGCGCGCCTCATGGAAGAAGCCAGGGCCCGCCTGGGCAGGCTGGGAGTCCGCGCCGCGCCGGAGCTGCGCAACCTGATGGCGCGTCATCGCGAGGCCTCGCGATGA
- a CDS encoding RNA polymerase sigma factor: MSGRAGALMGAGHGAMLTAAARGDDEALAALVRKYHDRVYRFGLRVCRDGYDADDAVQEAFTKLAKRAEVQRDASVLSWLMSVVRNACLRMLRPFVHERPSLGEPLGESADLVSDVLDPQKALERWELIQSVHAAIAGLEPIYREVLILRDLEGLSGEETCRALGLELATMKTRLHRARTRLREELLRRGD, encoded by the coding sequence GTGTCCGGTCGAGCCGGGGCGCTGATGGGCGCCGGGCACGGAGCGATGCTCACCGCGGCGGCCCGGGGAGATGACGAGGCCCTGGCCGCGCTGGTGCGCAAGTACCACGACCGGGTGTACCGGTTCGGCCTGCGCGTGTGCCGGGACGGCTACGACGCGGACGACGCGGTGCAGGAGGCCTTCACGAAACTCGCGAAGCGCGCCGAGGTGCAGCGGGACGCCAGCGTCCTCTCCTGGTTGATGAGCGTGGTGCGCAATGCGTGCCTGCGCATGCTCCGCCCCTTCGTCCACGAGCGCCCGTCCCTGGGAGAGCCACTGGGGGAGAGCGCCGACCTCGTGTCCGACGTGCTCGACCCGCAGAAGGCGCTCGAGCGGTGGGAGCTCATCCAGTCCGTCCATGCGGCCATCGCGGGCCTCGAGCCCATCTATCGGGAGGTACTCATCCTGCGAGACCTCGAAGGACTCTCCGGAGAGGAGACCTGTCGGGCCCTGGGGCTGGAGCTGGCCACCATGAAGACCCGGCTGCACCGTGCGCGGACCCGGCTGCGCGAGGAACTGCTGCGCCGGGGTGATTAG
- a CDS encoding YgaP family membrane protein, with the protein MKRNVGKMERFFRALGGLMLVTGAAMAPLSLTIRLAVFGALGVYLLFSALAGSCLGYALMGRSTCPVEPGR; encoded by the coding sequence ATGAAGCGAAACGTCGGAAAGATGGAGCGGTTTTTCAGGGCCCTGGGCGGGCTGATGCTGGTCACGGGCGCGGCCATGGCGCCGCTATCGCTGACCATCCGGCTCGCGGTCTTCGGAGCGCTGGGGGTGTATCTGCTCTTCTCGGCCCTGGCTGGGAGCTGCCTCGGCTATGCCCTGATGGGCCGCTCGACGTGTCCGGTCGAGCCGGGGCGCTGA
- a CDS encoding RNA polymerase subunit sigma-70 codes for MTRPALVLAARLREGLPPAKAALLDDVEGLEPLLERHVAAAREAWPELALEVSSFLRHIARHLPAENAPEVLRQLHASDLYLACACAAGEEAALRGFERRVLQRIPERIHSLPQDVVDEALQQLREQLLLGRGDTPAKISTYSGRGPLLAWVTISAARLAAGLANREGHVPFSEKPPETYVQLLTPGDPELELLRKDSRAIVAEVLRKALAALPGTERALLRLHHLHGYNMTQLATVFGDSRSGIARRVLLARGRLLKLTRAELATRLRLDDTQLESFLGLIRSRLDLSLSTLMI; via the coding sequence ATGACACGCCCGGCGCTCGTGCTCGCCGCGCGGCTCCGGGAAGGGCTGCCGCCCGCGAAGGCCGCGCTCCTCGACGACGTGGAGGGGCTGGAGCCACTCCTGGAGCGACACGTCGCCGCCGCGCGGGAGGCCTGGCCCGAGCTGGCGCTCGAGGTCTCCTCGTTCCTCCGGCACATCGCCCGGCATCTGCCGGCGGAGAATGCCCCGGAGGTGCTCCGCCAGCTCCACGCGAGCGACCTGTACCTCGCCTGTGCGTGCGCCGCCGGGGAGGAGGCCGCGCTGCGAGGCTTCGAGCGGCGCGTCCTCCAGCGGATTCCCGAGCGCATCCACTCCCTGCCCCAGGACGTGGTGGACGAAGCGCTCCAGCAGCTCCGCGAGCAACTGCTGCTCGGCCGAGGGGACACCCCCGCGAAGATTTCGACCTACTCAGGCCGAGGGCCGCTGCTGGCCTGGGTCACCATCTCCGCGGCCCGACTCGCCGCGGGACTGGCGAACCGGGAGGGCCACGTCCCCTTCTCCGAGAAGCCCCCGGAGACCTACGTCCAGCTCCTCACCCCCGGAGACCCCGAGCTGGAGTTGCTGCGAAAGGACTCGAGGGCCATCGTCGCGGAGGTGCTGCGCAAGGCCCTGGCGGCGCTGCCCGGAACGGAGCGCGCGCTGCTGCGCCTGCACCACCTCCACGGCTACAACATGACCCAGCTCGCCACCGTCTTCGGAGACTCCCGCTCCGGCATCGCGCGCAGGGTGCTGCTGGCCCGTGGGCGGCTGCTGAAGCTCACCCGCGCGGAGCTGGCCACGCGGCTGCGACTCGACGACACCCAGCTCGAGAGCTTCCTGGGCTTGATTCGCAGTCGCCTGGACCTGAGCTTGAGCACCCTCATGATTTGA